ATGTGTTTGACTACAGCCAGCATTTGTTGCTTTATTGTTATTGGTACTTGTAAGGTGCTATAAAATGGCAGTTCAATGGCGCGCAATTGTTGCAAATAGAGTTGTGTAGTTTGTGCCAATAAAGCCATTTCATCGGGTTGGGTTTGGGCGTATTGGTTAAGGGCGTTTACTATTTGCTGCTCGGCTTTATGGCGTTGTGGCAGGGTTGATGTTTTTGAAGGATGTAGTTTTTTTACCTGCTCGAACCTATAAAAACGCCGCAAAAAATTAATAACCTCGTAATATTCGGTAGGCGCAATATGTACGATTAAAGCCTGCATTTTGGCAGCTAAATCGTCGGTAATTTGCCTAAGCCCACGCTGGGGTAGCTCGGTGTACGTTTGGTAATAATTGCCAACATCAATAGGCTGCCCATATACCACATAAACCCGCCCCCGCCACCATCTGTGCCGGGTATAATTAATGCCAACGGGAACAATAACTAAAGGTTTTTGGGGTTCTTGTATGTTTGTTCCTGGCATTTGCTGTTTTGTCAACACTCCAAAACATATACGGGCAAAGCCTTTTTGCAAGGAGCGCAGTTGGCGTTTAAAATCTTGATTCCCTTCGGGAAAAATTAACACTGCACGGCCATTTAACAAATCGTTTATGGTTAGGTCGAAAATGGGTTTGTTGCGCTCAACGGTGTTTACCCCATCGCGCTGCCT
The sequence above is drawn from the Sphingobacteriales bacterium genome and encodes:
- a CDS encoding 1-acyl-sn-glycerol-3-phosphate acyltransferase — its product is MKSDPEYKLPPRLPQKSWLYSLVKQWVKLIIPVFFKEIVVEGQENIPASCAVILAPNHQNSFLDAVVTLCFLPRPVVSLARANVFNHSIAGKILAALYMRPVFRQRDGVNTVERNKPIFDLTINDLLNGRAVLIFPEGNQDFKRQLRSLQKGFARICFGVLTKQQMPGTNIQEPQKPLVIVPVGINYTRHRWWRGRVYVVYGQPIDVGNYYQTYTELPQRGLRQITDDLAAKMQALIVHIAPTEYYEVINFLRRFYRFEQVKKLHPSKTSTLPQRHKAEQQIVNALNQYAQTQPDEMALLAQTTQLYLQQLRAIELPFYSTLQVPITIKQQMLAVVKHIILLPIYVWGLLHSGLPVFIAQTLGINLVRKEPQFQASVMFAASLLLFPLFWLLIFCLVLAIWQPVWWIAILYAISIPLSGKITIWGFEQLKRLKYQFRYAYYYRHHPDIIKRLNATCSEIYEWMRNIVP